In Roseofilum casamattae BLCC-M143, the following proteins share a genomic window:
- a CDS encoding tetratricopeptide repeat protein produces MVKNYWLVLCGLTFLFAVGITDARADDRLLDPLLPEDSKNRSLTPQEPEQLGGDLDDLDRRARELLRAGNRLEAFALWQRELMLRQGLGNIAEVRALARVGDIAWSEGELTMVRQVTNRLDEIQAIAEPEEIELWRELARAYDSIRSPQSAIAVYQRLLEYAIAESNPPMQAEMLNQIAQTHLNWFDCKSAIPAWQNVLQFAIEIEDISVQDNAYQQLAYCYDETGDVEATIESRLARVDLAYQLGDLAAVPREQITIGDRYQTLGKLQTAAQLYEQAYLTAFELQHLGQASTALQRLSQLYRDREQWSETLAVYRSLLAVQAQGYDAYGMMNTYGRMADVYVIVEQPDRARAALERGLKLARQLRLNPDRFLKAIEQLSDRSFHP; encoded by the coding sequence ATGGTTAAGAACTATTGGTTAGTATTATGTGGATTAACATTCCTATTCGCTGTCGGGATAACTGATGCAAGAGCAGACGATCGCCTTCTCGATCCGCTCTTGCCGGAAGACAGCAAAAATCGCTCTCTAACCCCCCAAGAGCCAGAACAGCTCGGGGGAGACCTCGACGACCTCGATCGCCGCGCTCGGGAGCTGTTACGGGCGGGAAATCGCCTGGAAGCCTTTGCCCTCTGGCAGCGCGAACTCATGCTGCGGCAAGGGTTGGGCAACATTGCCGAAGTGCGCGCCCTCGCTCGAGTGGGGGATATTGCTTGGTCTGAGGGAGAATTGACGATGGTTCGCCAAGTTACCAATCGTTTGGATGAGATTCAAGCAATAGCAGAACCGGAAGAAATCGAACTCTGGCGCGAGTTAGCCCGAGCTTATGACAGTATCCGCTCGCCCCAATCTGCGATCGCTGTTTATCAGCGTCTTTTAGAATATGCGATCGCCGAATCCAATCCACCAATGCAAGCAGAAATGCTGAACCAAATTGCCCAAACTCACCTCAATTGGTTTGACTGTAAATCGGCAATTCCAGCCTGGCAAAATGTCTTACAATTTGCTATAGAAATAGAAGACATTTCCGTACAAGACAATGCTTATCAACAGCTCGCTTATTGTTATGACGAAACTGGGGATGTAGAGGCAACCATTGAAAGTCGTTTAGCCAGAGTCGATTTAGCCTATCAATTAGGAGATCTCGCGGCTGTTCCCAGGGAACAAATTACCATTGGCGATCGCTATCAAACCTTAGGTAAACTGCAAACTGCCGCTCAGCTCTACGAACAAGCTTATCTCACTGCCTTTGAATTGCAACATTTAGGACAAGCAAGCACCGCCCTACAACGCTTGAGTCAATTGTATCGAGACCGAGAACAATGGTCGGAAACTCTCGCCGTTTATCGGTCTTTATTAGCCGTACAAGCTCAAGGCTACGATGCCTATGGCATGATGAATACTTACGGTAGAATGGCAGATGTTTACGTTATAGTAGAACAACCCGATCGCGCCCGAGCAGCCTTAGAGCGCGGACTGAAACTAGCACGGCAATTACGACTCAATCCCGATCGCTTTTTAAAGGCGATCGAACAACTGAGCGATCGCTCTTTTCATCCTTGA
- a CDS encoding DASH family cryptochrome, whose protein sequence is MGEQPILLWYRNDLRSRDHEPLYQAAQTGAPVIPVYCFDTRWLGKTAFGFPKLGVFRAKFLIESIANLRQTLQQLGSNLIVRQGLPEAIIPQLAKELQVGAVYYHQEVTSEERTVEEAVVRTLEEYGITRQEFWGATLYHRDDLPFAIADLPEIFTQYRKKVEYQAAIRSTFPTPESLPPLNLETTELGEIPSLNDWQIEYPRSDPRAVLFFTGGERGGQQRIKDYFWKGDYLQEYKRTRNGMLGANYSSKFSPWIAFGCLSPRYIYEQVQDYEAKRVKNDSTYWLIFELLWRDYFRFICLKHGNKIFYPSGLQGLSFPWKQDWSQFTRWQQGMTGFPLVDANMRELAATGFMSNRGRQNVASFLTKNLGMDWRMGAEWFESCLIDYDPCSNWGNWNYTAGVGNDKRGFRYFNIAKQSKDYDPKGDYVKHWLPELSKVPPTKVHQPWKLLSVEQNRFGVELGVDYPLPMVDLSESVQMNRHIYEVSQL, encoded by the coding sequence ATGGGCGAACAACCAATTCTTTTGTGGTATCGAAACGATTTGCGATCGCGCGACCACGAACCCCTTTACCAAGCCGCACAAACCGGTGCGCCAGTTATTCCTGTCTACTGTTTTGATACTCGTTGGTTGGGGAAAACCGCATTTGGATTTCCCAAACTTGGAGTATTTCGCGCCAAGTTCCTCATTGAAAGCATTGCTAATTTACGTCAAACCCTACAACAGTTGGGCAGCAATCTGATCGTGCGTCAAGGATTGCCAGAAGCGATTATTCCCCAACTGGCGAAGGAATTACAAGTGGGTGCGGTTTACTACCATCAAGAAGTAACCAGCGAAGAACGAACCGTTGAAGAAGCCGTTGTCCGGACATTAGAAGAGTACGGAATAACACGCCAAGAATTTTGGGGAGCGACCCTCTATCACCGGGACGATTTACCCTTTGCGATCGCCGATTTACCGGAAATATTTACTCAGTATCGCAAGAAAGTCGAATACCAAGCCGCAATCCGCTCTACCTTTCCTACTCCAGAATCTCTACCGCCATTAAACCTGGAAACCACCGAACTGGGAGAGATTCCCAGCTTAAATGATTGGCAAATAGAATATCCGCGTTCCGATCCTCGCGCCGTTCTCTTTTTTACTGGAGGAGAGCGAGGAGGCCAGCAGCGCATCAAAGACTATTTCTGGAAAGGCGACTATTTGCAAGAGTATAAACGAACGCGCAACGGCATGTTAGGCGCCAACTATTCGTCCAAGTTCTCACCTTGGATAGCTTTTGGATGTTTGTCTCCGCGATATATCTACGAGCAAGTCCAAGACTACGAAGCCAAACGAGTGAAAAATGACTCTACCTATTGGTTGATTTTTGAACTCTTATGGCGGGATTATTTCCGCTTTATTTGCTTAAAACATGGGAATAAGATATTCTATCCTTCCGGACTGCAAGGTCTCTCTTTTCCCTGGAAACAAGATTGGTCGCAATTTACACGATGGCAGCAAGGAATGACCGGTTTTCCGTTGGTGGATGCCAACATGCGCGAGCTGGCTGCTACTGGATTTATGTCCAATCGAGGGCGGCAAAATGTAGCGAGTTTTCTGACGAAAAACTTAGGAATGGACTGGCGCATGGGAGCAGAATGGTTTGAATCCTGTTTAATCGATTACGATCCCTGCAGTAATTGGGGCAATTGGAATTATACGGCAGGAGTCGGAAATGATAAGCGAGGATTCCGCTATTTTAATATTGCCAAACAATCCAAAGATTACGATCCGAAAGGAGACTACGTGAAGCATTGGTTGCCGGAATTAAGCAAAGTTCCACCGACGAAAGTTCATCAACCGTGGAAGCTATTATCGGTCGAACAAAATCGGTTTGGTGTCGAGCTGGGTGTAGACTATCCCCTACCGATGGTGGATTTAAGCGAGTCGGTGCAAATGAATCGACACATTTATGAGGTTTCGCAATTGTAA
- the thiC gene encoding phosphomethylpyrimidine synthase, translating into MRTEWVSERRGQANVTQMYYARQGKVTQEMEYVARRENLPVELIRDEVARGRMIIPANINHTNLEPMAIGIASKCKVNANIGASPNSSNLQEEVDKLNLAVKYGADTVMDLSTGGGNLDEIRTAIINASPVPIGTVPIYQALESVQGRIEKLTADDFLHIIEKHAQQGVDYMTIHAGILIEHLPLVRSRITGIVSRGGGIIARWMLHHHKQNPLYTHFQDIIEIFKKYDVSFSLGDSLRPGCTHDASDDAQLAELKTLGQLTRKAWEHDVQVMVEGPGHVPMDQIEFNVKKQMEECSEAPFYVLGPLVTDIAPGYDHITSAIGAAIAGWHGTAMLCYVTPKEHLGLPNAEDVRNGLIAYKIAAHAADIARHRLGARDRDDELSAARYNFDWNRQFELSLDPERAREYHDETLPADIYKTAEFCSMCGPKFCPMQTKVDADALTELEKYLAQESGKEVASV; encoded by the coding sequence ATGCGAACTGAATGGGTGTCCGAACGGCGGGGACAAGCAAATGTCACGCAGATGTACTACGCGCGCCAGGGGAAAGTTACCCAGGAAATGGAGTACGTGGCGCGGCGGGAAAATCTACCGGTGGAGTTGATTCGCGATGAGGTGGCGCGGGGACGGATGATTATTCCCGCTAACATCAATCATACGAATTTGGAGCCGATGGCGATCGGGATTGCTTCCAAATGTAAGGTGAATGCCAATATTGGCGCATCTCCCAATTCTTCTAATTTACAAGAAGAAGTGGATAAGCTGAATTTGGCGGTAAAATATGGCGCCGATACGGTGATGGATTTGTCTACCGGGGGCGGAAATTTAGACGAAATTCGCACGGCAATTATTAATGCGTCTCCGGTTCCTATCGGGACTGTTCCTATCTACCAAGCCTTGGAAAGCGTACAGGGCCGGATTGAAAAGCTGACGGCGGATGACTTTTTGCATATTATCGAAAAACATGCCCAGCAAGGGGTGGATTACATGACTATCCACGCGGGTATTTTAATCGAACATTTGCCCTTGGTGAGAAGTCGGATTACGGGAATTGTTTCGCGCGGCGGCGGGATTATTGCGCGTTGGATGTTGCATCACCACAAACAAAATCCGCTCTACACCCACTTCCAAGATATTATCGAAATCTTTAAGAAGTACGATGTATCGTTTAGTTTGGGCGACTCTCTTCGTCCGGGATGTACCCACGATGCGTCCGACGACGCGCAACTGGCAGAGCTGAAAACCTTGGGTCAGTTAACTCGTAAAGCGTGGGAGCATGACGTGCAGGTGATGGTGGAAGGCCCCGGCCACGTGCCTATGGATCAGATCGAGTTTAACGTGAAGAAGCAGATGGAAGAGTGTTCGGAAGCACCCTTCTACGTGCTCGGTCCTCTGGTTACCGATATTGCTCCCGGATACGATCATATTACCTCAGCCATTGGGGCGGCGATCGCCGGATGGCATGGAACGGCAATGCTCTGTTACGTGACGCCGAAAGAACATTTAGGACTTCCCAATGCCGAGGACGTACGCAATGGCTTAATCGCGTATAAGATTGCCGCTCACGCTGCTGATATTGCTCGCCATCGTCTCGGAGCGCGCGATCGCGATGACGAACTGTCTGCGGCGCGGTATAATTTTGACTGGAATCGCCAGTTTGAACTCTCCCTCGACCCAGAGCGCGCGCGGGAATATCACGACGAAACCCTACCGGCGGATATCTATAAAACCGCTGAATTCTGCTCCATGTGCGGGCCGAAGTTCTGCCCGATGCAAACGAAAGTGGATGCGGATGCGCTAACGGAGTTGGAGAAATATTTAGCCCAAGAAAGCGGTAAAGAAGTGGCATCCGTGTAA
- a CDS encoding Uma2 family endonuclease, with the protein MSATIAKNLTLETFLEQPNLEDSPAWEYVAGCALQKPMPKFRHSLLQKQLLVAIDGATDKYLTLPELRCTFGGRSLVPDVVILAWDKIVLNADGEPEDNVTQAPDCSIEILSPDQSSNRVIDNLLHCLQHGSQLGWLVDPQDRSILVLTPGQGIVVCRGKRQLPMLADIDLPLTAEEVFSWLNLGQQD; encoded by the coding sequence ATGAGTGCTACGATCGCGAAAAATTTAACCCTGGAAACCTTTCTGGAGCAACCCAATCTTGAAGACTCGCCCGCTTGGGAATACGTCGCCGGTTGTGCTCTACAAAAACCCATGCCTAAATTTCGCCATTCTCTTTTGCAAAAGCAACTGTTAGTAGCCATCGATGGAGCAACTGACAAGTATCTGACGCTACCGGAACTGCGGTGTACCTTTGGCGGACGTTCTCTAGTTCCCGACGTAGTGATTCTCGCTTGGGATAAGATTGTGCTGAATGCAGATGGGGAACCGGAAGATAATGTTACGCAAGCGCCGGATTGTTCGATTGAAATCCTTTCTCCCGACCAAAGTAGCAATCGAGTTATCGATAATCTACTGCATTGTCTCCAGCATGGCAGCCAACTGGGTTGGTTGGTCGATCCGCAAGACCGCTCTATTCTAGTGCTAACTCCCGGACAAGGGATAGTGGTTTGTCGGGGAAAACGCCAACTGCCAATGCTCGCGGATATTGACTTGCCACTGACAGCAGAAGAAGTATTTAGTTGGCTAAACTTAGGGCAACAAGATTGA
- a CDS encoding GNAT family N-acetyltransferase, whose product MIRVITAQTAQPLIAELDNYLNALYADGDNEQYLDSVEVLSQDRVAIFGAFEDEVLCAIGAVKVFAADGYGEMKRVYVRPAYRRRGLAKAIVKQLEARLIELGIAECKLLTGEYQQDALKLYRSLGYVECDRFGNYPRDSREVYLSKILSVSPRENASGPVIRQISATTAQPLIAELDRYLESIYPAASNYLDSVEVLAQDHVAIFGAFEDEVLCAIGAIKVFAADGYGEMKRVYVRPAYRGRGLAKAIIAQLEARLIIAGIRECKLETGKYQPEALALYRRLGYVECDRFGDYEDCDLSVYLSKTLEPTKLHY is encoded by the coding sequence ATGATTCGAGTCATTACAGCCCAAACTGCCCAACCGTTGATTGCCGAGTTGGATAATTATCTAAATGCTCTTTATGCTGATGGCGATAACGAGCAATATTTAGACTCCGTAGAAGTTCTCTCGCAAGATCGTGTCGCGATCTTTGGTGCCTTTGAGGATGAAGTCTTGTGCGCGATCGGTGCGGTGAAAGTGTTTGCCGCTGATGGGTATGGCGAGATGAAGCGCGTTTATGTTCGTCCTGCTTATCGCCGTCGGGGATTGGCAAAAGCGATCGTTAAACAACTGGAGGCTCGCTTAATTGAATTGGGTATTGCTGAATGCAAACTCCTCACTGGCGAGTATCAGCAAGACGCCTTGAAACTATACCGAAGTTTGGGTTATGTCGAATGCGATCGCTTTGGCAATTATCCTCGGGATTCTCGCGAGGTTTATCTCTCGAAAATTTTGTCTGTTTCGCCCAGAGAAAATGCAAGCGGCCCGGTGATTCGACAGATTTCGGCAACCACAGCTCAACCGTTAATTGCCGAGTTGGATCGGTATCTGGAGTCGATTTATCCTGCCGCCAGCAACTATTTAGATTCTGTAGAAGTTCTCGCGCAAGACCATGTAGCGATCTTCGGTGCTTTTGAGGATGAAGTGTTGTGCGCGATCGGTGCAATTAAAGTGTTTGCCGCTGATGGGTATGGCGAAATGAAACGGGTTTATGTTCGTCCTGCTTATCGCGGCCGGGGATTGGCAAAAGCGATAATTGCACAACTGGAAGCTCGCTTAATTATCGCAGGGATTCGAGAATGCAAATTAGAAACGGGTAAGTATCAGCCAGAAGCTCTAGCCTTATATCGCCGTTTGGGTTATGTTGAGTGCGATCGCTTTGGAGATTATGAAGACTGCGATCTCAGTGTTTATCTCTCGAAAACACTTGAACCCACTAAACTCCATTATTAA
- a CDS encoding LL-diaminopimelate aminotransferase — protein MVAINENYLKLKAGYLFPEIGRRVKAYAESHPDAAIIKLGIGDVTEPLPEACRSAMIKAVEEMGDRATFKGYGPEQGYGWLREAIAANDFQSRGCDIDASEIFVSDGGKCDTGNILDIFGNDNTIAVTDPVYPVYVDTNVMAGNTGEVSENGQYGGLRYLPITADNNFTVTLPEDKVDLIYLCFPNNPTGATASKADLKVWVDYARANDAIILFDAAYEAYITDDDIPHSIYEIEGARECAIEFRSFSKNAGFTGTRCACTVVPKSLKRKASDGTEVMLHQLWNRRQSTKFNGVSYIVQRGAEAVYSPEGKAQIKALIEFYLENAQIIRQQLSNAGIAVYGGIHAPYIWVKTPDGLSSWDFFDKLLNLCSVVGTPGSGFGAAGEGYFRISAFNSRANVEDAMARITSKFKA, from the coding sequence ATGGTCGCGATTAACGAAAATTATCTGAAACTGAAAGCGGGCTATTTATTTCCGGAAATTGGACGCCGGGTCAAAGCTTATGCCGAATCTCATCCCGATGCGGCAATCATTAAGTTAGGGATTGGCGACGTTACCGAACCCTTGCCGGAAGCCTGCCGGAGTGCCATGATTAAAGCCGTGGAAGAAATGGGCGATCGCGCTACATTTAAAGGATACGGCCCGGAACAAGGCTACGGTTGGCTGCGGGAGGCGATCGCCGCTAACGATTTCCAAAGTCGAGGATGCGATATCGATGCTTCGGAAATTTTTGTTTCCGATGGCGGTAAGTGCGATACGGGTAATATTTTAGATATCTTCGGCAACGATAACACTATTGCCGTGACCGATCCGGTCTATCCCGTGTATGTAGATACTAATGTCATGGCCGGGAATACCGGCGAAGTTTCCGAAAACGGACAATATGGCGGCTTGCGCTATTTGCCCATTACGGCGGACAATAACTTCACCGTTACTCTGCCCGAGGATAAAGTCGATCTCATTTATCTCTGTTTCCCGAATAACCCAACTGGAGCAACCGCCTCCAAAGCCGATCTGAAAGTTTGGGTGGATTACGCCAGAGCTAATGATGCCATTATTCTCTTTGATGCGGCCTACGAAGCCTATATTACCGACGACGACATCCCCCATTCCATCTACGAGATTGAAGGCGCTAGAGAATGCGCGATCGAATTTCGTTCCTTCTCCAAAAATGCCGGATTTACTGGAACTCGCTGTGCCTGTACTGTCGTTCCGAAAAGCCTGAAACGGAAAGCCTCCGATGGGACTGAGGTCATGTTGCACCAACTCTGGAACCGCCGGCAATCCACCAAATTTAATGGCGTTTCCTATATCGTGCAGCGGGGAGCAGAAGCCGTTTATTCCCCGGAAGGAAAAGCCCAAATTAAAGCCTTAATCGAGTTTTACCTCGAAAATGCCCAAATTATCCGCCAACAGCTCTCCAACGCCGGGATTGCGGTCTATGGAGGCATCCACGCTCCTTACATTTGGGTGAAAACTCCCGACGGACTCTCCAGTTGGGACTTTTTCGATAAACTGTTGAACCTCTGCTCCGTCGTCGGTACGCCAGGGTCGGGATTTGGAGCTGCCGGAGAAGGGTATTTCCGCATTTCTGCCTTCAACTCTCGCGCCAATGTGGAAGACGCCATGGCTCGCATTACCTCGAAGTTTAAGGCTTAA